CCTTTGTACGAGAAAATTCAGGGAGGCAATTCCCAGACCACCAGCAACTATCCATACTGAGAGTGCTGAATCATGCTCAGGATAGGGTTTACCGAAAGGACCTGTTACAGAAATCCTCTGCCCTGGCTTTTTTTCAGATAGCAAACCTGTACCTCTTCCACGTATTCTGTAAAGAAATTCCAGATTTTTATCTTTTAAATCGTATACACTGAAGGGTCTCTTAAGAAGGGGGTCATAACTTTCTGAGACAGAGAGCATGAAAAACTGTCCGGGCATGGGTTCATAAAAACTCTCCAGAGGATTCAATATTAGCTTGAAAATATCAGGTGTGATAGCTGTATTTTCAATTATTTCAGCCTGGAAGGAGATAGAGGGATTCATTGATAGGATATCTCAATGATCTCGTACTCTATTGTCCTTGCCGGAGCCTTGATGGTGACCCTGTCGCCAACCTCTTTTCCAACAAGTGCCCTGCCAACAGGACTGGTAATAGATATCTTTCCACTCTTTACATCAGCCTCTTCAGGACCAACAAGATGGAATAAATATTCCTCATCAGCCTCTAGATCTAAAACCTTCACCTTCGCTCCGAAGGCTATCTTTGATTGATTAATCCTCGATGGATCAATCACCTCAGCCATAGAGAGCTTTGTCTGGAGTTCTCTAATCCTCGCCTCTATGAAGGCCTGCTTTTCCTTGGCAGCATGATACTCTGCATTTTCAGAGAGATCTCCATGAGCACGTGCCTCCTCTATCTCTCTGATATTTTTAGGTCTTTCAACCTTCAGGAGCCTCTCCAGTTCTTCCTGAAGTTTCTGATAACCCTCTTTTGTCATTGGAATTCTTCCGTTCATAGTATTTAAAAATATCATAACTCACTTATTCAGGGCAATACTTTTTATAAAAATTAATTAAAGTCATCATAAGAAAACACTTCAAAAAAATTTGTTTTTATTTTTCTCCAATGGCAGGCAGTTCTATTGTAAAGGTTGTTCCCTCGCCCTTTCTGCTTTTTACAGATATATTTCCGTTATGGGCTGTTATAATTCCATATGTGATGGAG
Above is a window of Thermodesulfovibrionales bacterium DNA encoding:
- the greA gene encoding transcription elongation factor GreA, producing MNGRIPMTKEGYQKLQEELERLLKVERPKNIREIEEARAHGDLSENAEYHAAKEKQAFIEARIRELQTKLSMAEVIDPSRINQSKIAFGAKVKVLDLEADEEYLFHLVGPEEADVKSGKISITSPVGRALVGKEVGDRVTIKAPARTIEYEIIEISYQ